The genomic region GCAAATTTTGCCAGTCGCGCATCGAGAAGCACGACGTGTATTGCAATTTCTGCGGGGGACAGCAGAAAGGGACGACCAAATCCTCGCCGCGCAAGATTCCCGAAGGCCAGCTGCTGGTCAAGGCGGTGAGCATTCCATCGCTGATCTTTTTTTTCGGGGGGATCGGTTTGGTGGCCGGCGTGGTCGTCGGCGCCACCTTCGGCATCCTGAAGATCTTCGGCGACCTGATTTTCCAATTCCCGATGATGCTCCAGGAAATGCAGGGCAAGATCCAGGGAGGATTGTTCTTCGGCGGACTTGGCGGCATTTTCGGTTTCCTGGCCTTCGCCGTTCTGGCCGCGGCCTGCGGCTTGCTCTTCAACCTGATCGCCTACGTGTTCGGCGGCTTGCGTTTCAAGATAAAAACCTGATGCTGCAAGGGTGATGGAGAACCTGCGCAATATTGTTTTTTACAAGCTTTTCGCGACCCTGTTGATCATCCTGCTTCCAATACTGGCCGTTTTTCTTTTTCGCAATAAAAAAAACAAATAGAACAAGATCGTCAACAAGGTCGATCGTGGCACAGGGGAGGGATGGCTTTTAAAGACGAATAGACACCATATGTGTATATTTATTACTCATAGCAAACTCCATTTTCAGAGTTTTCCCTCTACTTAAGCGGCAACTGGCTGTTGGCACTTAAAATGCTTGTCCAAAATAGGAGTTTCAAACCTCATGCAAAAAAACAATAGCGGATTTTCGCTTATCGAGTTGCTGCTGGTACTGGTCCTGATCGGGACGATCGTCGCCATGACGGTCAATTTCACCACCCGCAACAAGGATCGCTGGTCGTTGCGCGATGTGGCCAGGGAGATCACCTCCACCTATTACCAGGCACGGCAGCGGGCGGCGCGGGAGAACGCGTCGATGCGCCTTGAAATCCTGGAGAAAAGCTATACCTACTACCGGAACAACGAGATCCTTAAAAAAGAAGATTTCCCGGATAAAATCGACGCCACCGCCACCGCCAACTTCCTGATCAATCCCAGCGGCTTCATCCTGGATCCGTTAAGCATGAAGATCGCCGGCTCGCAGACGATCACCCTGAGCGCCCCCCGCGGCGCCGATTTTGATACCCTGACTATAACCATCTATCCGTATGGAGGCTTACGTGTCGAAAAAGCTTTTAAATAACAAGCGCGCGTTTTCGCTCATCGAAGTGCTGATGGCCATCGCCCTCTTCACCTTCCTGGTGGTCGGCGTGCTGACGATGACCACCATGGGCATCCGCACCAACTCCTACGCCCAGCACCACACCAAGGCGGTGCAGCTGGCTGAAAGCAGCATGGAAATGCTGCGCCGCGTCGATTATAATAATGTCCTGCGATACTTTGACGGAATCTCGCACTCGGTTATCACGCCCAATGGCGTCACCATCTTTCCGGTCTCCGAATACGGTTCAATACCCCAATATATGGACTTTAGACGCGTTTTGCTGGTGACCTATAATCCCAATGTCAGCTCGTTGCGGGTAACCATAACCTGGCGCAGCCAGGATGTCGATTCCTTTCCCCTTGTATTGACCTCGCAGCGGGTGGCGCCATGAACACGAGGCAACGCTGCCAGCGAGGCTTTTCGCTGGTGGAAATGATGATATCGCTGACCGTCATGCTGATCATCATCGTCGCCATTTTTTCTATCATCGTCGCCGAACAGAGCACCCATCTTACCGAAGGCCGCAAGCTGGACATGAACCAGGGGGGGCGCGTCATCGAGCAAATGTTCTCTGAAGGTTTTCGCAGTTCCGGCTCGGTGCTGTCGCAGGCCCAAACGCCCGTGATGCTCGGCCTCCCGACTATTCCTTTCAATGGCGTCTATCCCCTGAACAATAACGATTATCCCGACGGCGTCATCCTGGCTTCTGGCGACCCCCTGGCCCTGACCAGGCTTACGCAAATCTTCACTCCGGGCGACGCAACGGTCAATGTCACTAAGGTCGATCTGCCTCCGGATCCTGTCACCCTCACCGTTCTTGGCGTGGCCTGGCATGAGGGGGATTTCGGTTTGATCATGCGCCCAGACGGCTACACCGTGTTCAAGGTCTCTCTGGAACCGGATTTGGGCGACACACTGCTCACCATCCGCCAAACGGCCGCCTATTATTCGGGCCTGCTCGATACCGCCCACTATAACGACCAATGTGATGAGCAGTTGGGCACGAAGGGCAATATCGGAGCCTATCCCATCGACAGCCCGGTGCTGCGCCTGGAATACTTCAATATCTTCCTGACCCGCACCGAAAGCGATGGCTCGCGCACACTGACCCTGACCACCGATTGCGAAGGTCTTGCCGATATTTTCGCCAGCACCAGTCCCATCACGGGCACCCGCGCCGCGCCGATCCTGCCCAACATCGAGGACATCCAGATCGAATACCTCACCAAGGTTGTCCCGCCCGCCATTTTGCCCGATATCTGGGCCGGCACCGACAATGCCTTCCCTGGCGGCACCGTGGATTTCTATAACCAGTTTTACAATAGAAATATCGCTTCGG from Candidatus Aminicenantes bacterium harbors:
- a CDS encoding prepilin-type N-terminal cleavage/methylation domain-containing protein, with protein sequence MQKNNSGFSLIELLLVLVLIGTIVAMTVNFTTRNKDRWSLRDVAREITSTYYQARQRAARENASMRLEILEKSYTYYRNNEILKKEDFPDKIDATATANFLINPSGFILDPLSMKIAGSQTITLSAPRGADFDTLTITIYPYGGLRVEKAFK
- a CDS encoding prepilin-type N-terminal cleavage/methylation domain-containing protein, with the protein product MSKKLLNNKRAFSLIEVLMAIALFTFLVVGVLTMTTMGIRTNSYAQHHTKAVQLAESSMEMLRRVDYNNVLRYFDGISHSVITPNGVTIFPVSEYGSIPQYMDFRRVLLVTYNPNVSSLRVTITWRSQDVDSFPLVLTSQRVAP
- a CDS encoding prepilin-type N-terminal cleavage/methylation domain-containing protein, with the translated sequence MNTRQRCQRGFSLVEMMISLTVMLIIIVAIFSIIVAEQSTHLTEGRKLDMNQGGRVIEQMFSEGFRSSGSVLSQAQTPVMLGLPTIPFNGVYPLNNNDYPDGVILASGDPLALTRLTQIFTPGDATVNVTKVDLPPDPVTLTVLGVAWHEGDFGLIMRPDGYTVFKVSLEPDLGDTLLTIRQTAAYYSGLLDTAHYNDQCDEQLGTKGNIGAYPIDSPVLRLEYFNIFLTRTESDGSRTLTLTTDCEGLADIFASTSPITGTRAAPILPNIEDIQIEYLTKVVPPAILPDIWAGTDNAFPGGTVDFYNQFYNRNIASARIFVLLRTEEEKNKSLGSGIVFKKPAMGDMGAATLPVGRYHYTYMQYEILIRNYNY